A genome region from bacterium includes the following:
- a CDS encoding CsgG/HfaB family protein translates to MKAICFLCLGLLIGGCAATSTEPKARVDTSMEAEMPPYSGPKASLAVSKFEWKAKEAENGVKDGLRDMLTTVLVQSKRFKVLERQELGSIKDEIGLSESSYADEREGIEKGKIKVADILVVAAITGWEPGAEKTGGGVGGFGPGWLGAIGGAFKKSYLAMDIRIISSATSEILASTRIEGEAKEVDLGVLAGGIFGSVPLGAALSKYSKTPMEKAIRVCLKEAVKYISENTPKEYFKY, encoded by the coding sequence ATGAAAGCAATATGTTTTTTGTGTTTGGGTTTATTGATAGGGGGTTGTGCGGCAACATCAACTGAGCCAAAGGCGAGGGTTGATACATCAATGGAGGCTGAAATGCCTCCTTATTCAGGGCCAAAGGCATCTCTGGCTGTTTCCAAATTTGAATGGAAGGCAAAAGAAGCAGAAAATGGAGTAAAAGATGGCTTAAGGGATATGCTAACAACCGTTCTTGTCCAATCAAAGAGGTTTAAGGTTTTAGAAAGGCAAGAATTGGGGAGTATAAAGGATGAAATAGGTTTAAGCGAGAGTAGCTATGCTGATGAAAGGGAAGGAATAGAAAAGGGAAAGATTAAGGTCGCGGATATTTTGGTTGTTGCCGCTATAACTGGATGGGAGCCAGGTGCAGAAAAGACAGGCGGTGGTGTTGGTGGATTTGGTCCAGGTTGGCTGGGTGCTATTGGTGGTGCATTTAAAAAATCCTATCTGGCAATGGACATTAGGATAATTTCCTCTGCTACAAGTGAGATTTTAGCCTCAACAAGGATTGAAGGGGAGGCAAAAGAGGTTGACCTTGGAGTATTGGCAGGAGGGATATTTGGCTCTGTTCCACTTGGGGCAGCCCTTTCAAAGTATTCAAAAACACCAATGGAAAAGGCGATAAGGGTCTGTCTAAAAGAGGCTGTAAAATATATATCAGAGAATACACCAAAAGAATATTTTAAATACTAA